A genomic stretch from Marinitoga litoralis includes:
- a CDS encoding OadG family protein, translated as MSNVLSITFVGIVIVFLVLAILSLFFILFKYISPTEKKVKKEINIPHTNPKPISSDSIIEEDNEEIIAAIMGAIASTMGNKPFRINNIKPIKPNKTSKISMWGMLPSAVTWRAKRLGGRK; from the coding sequence ATGAGTAATGTATTATCAATAACTTTTGTAGGGATTGTTATTGTATTTTTAGTTTTAGCTATTCTTAGCTTATTCTTTATTTTATTTAAATATATATCTCCTACAGAAAAAAAAGTAAAAAAAGAAATTAACATTCCTCATACAAATCCTAAACCCATATCTTCAGATTCAATAATTGAAGAAGATAATGAAGAAATTATTGCTGCAATTATGGGGGCTATTGCATCTACAATGGGGAATAAACCTTTTAGAATAAATAATATAAAACCTATAAAACCAAATAAAACCTCTAAGATAAGCATGTGGGGAATGTTACCATCTGCTGTAACCTGGAGAGCTAAAAGATTAGGAGGGAGAAAATGA